From Xylocopilactobacillus apis, a single genomic window includes:
- the gatB gene encoding Asp-tRNA(Asn)/Glu-tRNA(Gln) amidotransferase subunit GatB, with product MNFETIIGLEVHVELKTKSKMFSPSPVSYGAEPNIDTNVIDWAYPGVLPKPNHEAYSMGLMIALALHMEINQKTHFDRKNYFYPDNPKSYQVTQAFEPLAHDGYIEISVDGKTKKIGVAEIHVEEDAGKNTHGEGYSYVDLNRQGTPLVEIVSKPDVNSPEEAYQYLENLRKIVQFTGASDVKMEEGSMRVDCNLSLRPFGTDKFGVKTEIKNINSFNYARAALTFEEKRQAEILRRGDEVEPQTRRWDEPSKSTILMRSKEGSSDYRYFPEPDIPPLQIENEWIEDIKSKMPEAPQARVKRYVDELSLTEYDAGVLTQTKEMSDFFDETVKLGADPKQAANYLMGDVSGYLNTEKVDLLQTSLTPDNLAKMVNMITKGIISSKIAKKVLSETLQKGTDVEKYVSDNNLAQNSNADELLPMVQEVLDNNQQSIEDFKNGKDRAIKFLMGQIMKQTKGKANPQMVNELVLAEIKKR from the coding sequence ATGAACTTTGAAACTATAATTGGATTGGAAGTCCATGTCGAACTGAAAACAAAATCGAAAATGTTTTCACCGAGCCCGGTATCTTACGGAGCAGAGCCAAACATCGATACCAATGTAATTGACTGGGCGTATCCGGGAGTTTTGCCTAAACCCAACCATGAAGCATATTCGATGGGTTTAATGATTGCACTGGCTCTGCATATGGAAATTAATCAAAAAACCCATTTCGATCGAAAAAATTATTTTTATCCTGATAATCCGAAGTCATACCAAGTTACACAAGCTTTTGAACCACTTGCTCATGACGGATATATTGAAATTTCAGTCGATGGAAAAACTAAAAAAATTGGTGTTGCTGAAATTCATGTTGAAGAAGATGCAGGAAAAAATACACACGGTGAAGGCTACTCTTACGTTGATTTAAACCGTCAAGGAACTCCTCTTGTTGAGATTGTTTCAAAGCCGGATGTTAATTCTCCTGAAGAAGCTTATCAATACTTAGAAAATTTGCGTAAAATTGTTCAATTTACGGGAGCTAGTGATGTAAAAATGGAAGAAGGGTCAATGCGAGTTGACTGTAATTTGTCTTTGCGTCCCTTTGGTACAGATAAATTTGGCGTTAAAACTGAAATAAAGAATATTAATTCTTTTAATTATGCCCGTGCGGCTTTAACTTTTGAAGAAAAGCGCCAAGCTGAAATTTTACGCCGTGGCGATGAAGTAGAACCTCAAACTAGAAGATGGGATGAACCTTCTAAGTCAACGATTTTAATGCGTTCAAAAGAAGGGTCAAGTGATTATCGATACTTCCCAGAACCAGATATCCCACCACTTCAAATTGAAAATGAATGGATTGAAGATATTAAATCTAAGATGCCAGAAGCACCTCAGGCAAGAGTAAAGAGATATGTTGATGAATTATCATTAACTGAATACGATGCAGGAGTGTTAACTCAAACTAAAGAAATGTCTGACTTTTTTGATGAAACAGTAAAACTTGGTGCGGATCCTAAACAAGCTGCTAACTATTTGATGGGTGATGTTTCGGGATATTTAAATACTGAAAAAGTCGACTTACTGCAGACTAGTTTGACACCTGACAATCTTGCCAAAATGGTTAATATGATCACAAAAGGAATTATTTCTTCTAAAATTGCTAAAAAGGTATTATCTGAAACTCTTCAAAAAGGCACTGACGTTGAAAAATATGTCTCTGACAATAATTTAGCGCAAAACAGTAACGCTGATGAACTTTTACCGATGGTTCAAGAAGTATTAGACAATAATCAACAGTCAATTGAAGACTTTAAAAATGGAAAAGACCGAGCAATTAAATTTTTAATGGGTCAGATCATGAAACAAACTAAGGGAAAAGCTAATCCCCAGATGGTCAATGAGCTCGTTTTAGCAGAAATCAAAAAAAGATAA
- the rlmD gene encoding 23S rRNA (uracil(1939)-C(5))-methyltransferase RlmD — translation MIKKNDELEVTISELTYAGLGFVKINEFPVFIYNALPDEKVKIKILKVLKKYAFARVLEFYSLSSDRNQDLDYSYLQTGLAPLSHLKYPAQLIFKQNQLKETLHKFGINENIEPIVASPESMHYRNKSQIPVRSVKGQLEVGFFRSHSHHLVPTEDFLLQEPIIDKNTILIRDILREEQIPPYDEENQSGVIRNIMFRYGKFSKELMLVLVVNKKKIPSISNLTAKIKARCPEITSFIINYNLKNTNVILGPKNQVIFGADYLTDKILENTFKISPLSFYQVNPLQTENLYKIAAKFGDLKETDIVMDAYSGIGTIGNTLANQVKQVIGVESIPEAVEDAKENAKINQHKNIRYDLGKAEEVIDKWIEEGIKVNKIFVDPPRKGLALNFIDQSVKMQPKMIIYVSCNPATLGRDLSLYQERGYQIKKIQPVDMFPQTAHIETIVLLQDAKS, via the coding sequence GTGATAAAAAAGAATGACGAGTTAGAAGTTACTATTTCAGAATTAACTTATGCAGGACTGGGATTTGTTAAAATTAACGAATTTCCAGTTTTTATTTATAATGCATTACCTGATGAAAAAGTAAAAATTAAAATTCTCAAAGTTTTAAAAAAATACGCTTTTGCAAGAGTGCTTGAATTTTATAGTCTTTCAAGCGATCGCAATCAAGATCTTGATTATTCTTATCTCCAAACTGGCTTAGCACCTTTAAGTCATTTAAAATATCCTGCTCAATTAATTTTTAAACAGAACCAGCTTAAAGAAACACTCCATAAATTTGGAATTAACGAAAATATTGAACCAATAGTTGCTTCTCCTGAATCAATGCATTATCGAAATAAATCACAAATTCCAGTTAGATCAGTAAAAGGCCAGCTTGAAGTTGGTTTTTTCAGATCTCATTCCCATCATTTAGTACCCACTGAAGACTTTTTACTGCAAGAACCCATTATTGATAAAAATACAATTTTAATTAGAGATATTTTGCGTGAGGAACAAATTCCCCCTTATGATGAAGAAAATCAAAGTGGTGTTATTAGAAACATAATGTTTCGTTACGGGAAATTTTCTAAAGAATTAATGCTGGTGTTAGTTGTTAATAAGAAGAAAATTCCTAGTATTTCTAATTTAACTGCCAAAATAAAAGCTCGCTGTCCAGAAATTACTAGTTTTATTATTAACTATAATTTAAAAAATACTAACGTAATTCTTGGTCCAAAAAATCAAGTCATTTTTGGCGCAGATTATTTAACTGACAAAATCTTGGAAAATACTTTTAAAATTTCACCATTATCTTTTTATCAAGTAAATCCGCTTCAGACAGAAAATCTCTATAAAATTGCAGCAAAATTTGGCGATTTAAAGGAAACTGATATCGTAATGGATGCATATTCGGGAATTGGAACTATTGGTAATACTTTAGCAAATCAAGTTAAACAGGTTATCGGGGTTGAATCAATACCTGAAGCAGTAGAAGACGCTAAAGAAAACGCAAAAATAAATCAACATAAAAATATTCGTTATGATTTAGGAAAAGCCGAAGAAGTAATTGATAAATGGATTGAAGAGGGTATTAAAGTTAATAAAATTTTTGTTGACCCACCGCGTAAAGGATTGGCTTTAAATTTTATTGATCAAAGCGTTAAAATGCAGCCGAAAATGATTATTTATGTTAGCTGTAATCCAGCTACTTTGGGTCGCGACCTTTCTTTGTATCAAGAAAGGGGATATCAAATTAAAAAGATTCAGCCAGTGGATATGTTCCCTCAAACCGCGCATATCGAGACTATAGTGTTGCTGCAGGACGCTAAAAGTTAG
- a CDS encoding CamS family sex pheromone protein yields MKSYKKIKNIVITSLVMFSSLLILTACTGKNTSPTQRATVKSNVKNANTTTGTVSSNFYESIIQNGRYKVSQQRGVSISNTNNMNDLMGFESGLINYDYKVFSPDKYIFQEGQNLNKRMVNNWLERKSQENPDGLNPEDNKSTDPNKRNPLVLQQILEHDFVTKKGSGYNLEGIVLGLSINSVDYYQKVQYGATFKTPIKEEDGNKYAREAADKILTRMRKMSGLKNIPIYIYVYREGVQDSLVGGNFVLSSKSTSGNSFSNWETINEKNTIYPVINNEKPVNQKDADDFNNFKNNVQNFFPNLAGVVAQAHYESGSLKGLVVKITTQFYSVSEITSFTQYCATEANQYLPKEIPLEIDIQSASGSMLSFIARNPNDSGFYTHVFSSY; encoded by the coding sequence ATGAAATCATACAAGAAAATTAAAAATATTGTTATTACTAGTTTAGTCATGTTTAGCAGCTTATTAATTTTGACAGCTTGTACTGGTAAAAATACCTCTCCAACTCAACGAGCAACCGTTAAATCAAACGTAAAAAATGCCAACACGACAACGGGGACAGTTAGTTCAAACTTTTATGAATCAATCATTCAAAACGGCAGATATAAGGTCAGCCAACAACGTGGAGTTAGTATCTCTAACACCAATAATATGAATGATTTAATGGGTTTTGAAAGTGGTCTGATTAATTACGATTACAAAGTTTTTAGTCCTGATAAGTATATTTTTCAAGAAGGGCAAAATTTAAATAAACGAATGGTAAATAATTGGCTTGAGAGGAAAAGCCAAGAAAATCCTGATGGATTAAATCCGGAGGATAATAAATCTACAGATCCTAATAAAAGAAATCCGCTTGTTTTACAACAAATCTTAGAACACGATTTTGTTACAAAGAAAGGCAGCGGCTATAATTTAGAAGGAATTGTTTTGGGTTTAAGTATTAATTCTGTTGATTATTATCAGAAAGTTCAATACGGCGCAACTTTTAAAACACCAATTAAAGAAGAGGATGGTAATAAATATGCTAGAGAGGCAGCCGATAAAATTTTGACTCGAATGAGAAAAATGAGTGGTCTAAAAAACATCCCAATATATATATACGTATATCGAGAGGGGGTTCAAGACTCTTTAGTTGGCGGAAATTTTGTTCTTTCATCTAAATCAACCTCCGGCAATTCTTTTTCAAACTGGGAGACAATTAATGAAAAAAACACAATTTATCCTGTAATTAATAACGAAAAGCCTGTTAATCAAAAAGATGCGGATGATTTTAATAATTTTAAAAATAACGTTCAAAATTTCTTTCCTAATTTAGCAGGAGTTGTTGCTCAAGCTCATTATGAATCTGGAAGCTTAAAAGGACTGGTAGTTAAAATTACCACGCAGTTTTACAGTGTTTCAGAAATAACGAGTTTTACTCAGTATTGTGCAACTGAAGCTAATCAATATTTACCAAAAGAAATTCCATTAGAGATAGATATTCAAAGTGCTAGTGGATCAATGTTATCATTTATTGCTAGAAATCCTAACGATAGTGGATTTTATACCCATGTCTTCAGTAGTTATTAG
- a CDS encoding diacylglycerol kinase, with translation MRKRARLIYNPTSGTEAVKRNIVEILNTIELAGYETSAFQTTPEPLSAQKEAKRAALDNFDVIVAAGGDGTIHEVVNGIAPLRHRPAMGIIPAGTTNDFARALKLPRNDPVAAAKVIAEGKIIKMDIGEANDRYFVNIAGGGVLTELTYHVPSEIKSIFGYFAYVVKAAEMLPQIRQIPLKLTYDDGEFDGKASMFLLGLTNSIGGFEQIAPDAQLGDGKFSLIVVKTANWGDIIRLASLVLAGGKHTEDEQIIYTKTKTLTVESSENEQMQINLDGELGGVAPMKFVNLKHHLRMFANLSEIPDKTIGENALFKIDEQEKDLNGENSDKKE, from the coding sequence ATGAGAAAAAGGGCGCGTTTAATCTATAACCCCACTTCGGGAACTGAAGCGGTAAAAAGAAATATTGTCGAAATTCTAAATACAATTGAATTAGCTGGATATGAAACCAGCGCTTTTCAGACTACTCCTGAACCTCTATCGGCTCAAAAAGAGGCCAAAAGGGCGGCACTGGACAATTTTGATGTAATAGTAGCAGCCGGAGGAGACGGGACAATTCATGAGGTAGTAAATGGAATTGCACCGTTAAGACACCGACCAGCAATGGGAATAATTCCTGCAGGAACTACTAATGATTTTGCAAGAGCTCTAAAGTTACCGCGTAATGATCCGGTTGCGGCGGCTAAAGTTATTGCTGAAGGTAAGATCATTAAAATGGACATTGGTGAAGCTAATGACCGTTATTTCGTTAATATTGCTGGGGGTGGCGTTTTAACAGAACTTACTTATCACGTTCCATCTGAAATTAAGAGTATTTTTGGATATTTTGCCTACGTTGTAAAAGCTGCCGAGATGCTGCCGCAAATTAGACAAATTCCGCTTAAGCTAACCTATGATGATGGTGAATTTGACGGAAAAGCAAGCATGTTTTTACTCGGTTTAACCAATTCAATTGGAGGGTTTGAACAAATTGCTCCGGACGCTCAGTTAGGTGATGGTAAGTTTTCTTTAATCGTTGTTAAAACAGCAAATTGGGGCGACATTATTCGTTTAGCAAGTTTAGTCTTGGCTGGTGGTAAACACACTGAGGATGAACAGATTATTTATACTAAAACTAAAACGTTAACGGTAGAATCTTCCGAAAATGAACAGATGCAAATAAACTTAGATGGTGAATTAGGTGGAGTAGCTCCCATGAAATTTGTTAATTTAAAACATCATCTAAGAATGTTTGCAAATCTAAGCGAAATTCCTGATAAAACAATTGGTGAAAATGCATTGTTTAAAATAGATGAGCAGGAAAAAGATTTAAATGGAGAAAATAGTGATAAAAAAGAATGA
- a CDS encoding sigma-70 family RNA polymerase sigma factor: MINAYIIDNFSYDISMKKFDKAKDNKIQELVKIVKSSDKNNDDAFCELFNYFKPLIRSLQLIYKIDDFDYDDWIQEGAIVCYKACISYNGSRGSRFASYYRLLLKNHIISLIRKQETAKRKINKKKPLLP, encoded by the coding sequence TTGATAAATGCTTATATTATTGATAATTTTAGTTATGATATAAGCATGAAAAAATTTGATAAAGCAAAAGATAATAAAATACAAGAATTAGTTAAAATAGTAAAAAGTTCAGATAAGAATAACGATGATGCTTTTTGTGAATTATTTAACTATTTTAAACCTTTAATAAGATCACTCCAATTAATATATAAGATTGACGATTTTGATTATGATGATTGGATTCAAGAAGGGGCAATTGTATGCTATAAGGCGTGTATTTCATACAATGGTTCCAGGGGATCAAGATTTGCGTCATACTATAGATTATTGCTTAAAAATCATATAATTTCCCTTATCAGAAAGCAGGAAACCGCTAAGAGAAAAATTAATAAAAAAAAACCTCTTCTTCCATAG
- a CDS encoding HD domain-containing protein — protein MELSNLTREKVIRDPVHNYIHIRQKVIKDLIDTPEFQRLRRIKQLGTTSFTFPGAEHSRFTHSLGVFEITQTICDNFQQNYKSVTPGDGLWDDDNRLVALCAALLHDVGHGAFSHIFEDIFHTDHEKITTQIITDKSTQINSILSEIDPQFPEEVASIITHTHPNKQIVQMISSQIDADRMDYLLRDAYFTGTNYGLFDLTRILRVMLPYKDGIAFLSNGMHAVEDYIVSRFQMYQQVYFHAASRGMEAVLTLLLRRSRDLYRNNELGKEYSPRLLIPFFEEDYTLQDYLNLDDQVISTYLIYWRKHPDPILRDLVNRFLDRSPLKSVQYHEGEDDLIQKLTELIQEAGYDPKYFTLKNFSKDLPYDAYNPNAENPQTQIEIMLPNGVMTELSKQSPLVKAITGKFQIDQRFFFPREFTRYDEFMLKSNLENTRKKSIYNEFQKILESF, from the coding sequence ATTGAACTTTCAAATTTAACACGGGAAAAAGTAATTCGTGACCCAGTGCATAATTACATTCATATCCGACAAAAAGTTATTAAAGATTTAATTGATACTCCTGAATTTCAGCGGTTAAGAAGAATTAAACAGCTTGGCACGACTTCTTTTACTTTTCCTGGTGCTGAACACTCTAGATTTACTCATTCGCTGGGAGTTTTTGAAATTACCCAAACAATTTGTGATAATTTTCAACAAAATTATAAATCCGTTACTCCAGGAGATGGGTTATGGGACGATGACAATCGCCTTGTTGCTCTTTGTGCTGCACTTCTCCACGATGTAGGTCACGGAGCCTTTTCTCATATTTTTGAAGATATTTTTCATACCGATCATGAAAAAATTACTACGCAAATTATTACAGATAAATCCACACAAATCAATTCAATTTTATCAGAAATTGATCCGCAGTTTCCAGAAGAAGTGGCAAGTATTATTACTCACACTCATCCTAATAAACAGATAGTTCAAATGATTTCATCGCAAATTGATGCAGATAGAATGGACTATCTTTTAAGAGATGCATATTTTACAGGAACAAATTATGGACTTTTTGACTTAACAAGAATTTTAAGGGTTATGCTTCCTTATAAAGACGGCATTGCTTTTTTATCCAATGGTATGCATGCAGTTGAGGATTACATTGTATCAAGATTTCAAATGTATCAACAGGTGTACTTTCACGCTGCCTCTCGCGGTATGGAGGCAGTTTTAACATTGCTATTACGCCGTTCACGTGACCTGTATCGTAACAATGAGTTAGGAAAAGAATATTCACCCCGATTGTTAATCCCTTTTTTTGAGGAAGATTATACTCTTCAAGATTATTTAAATCTTGACGACCAGGTTATATCTACTTATCTTATTTATTGGCGTAAACATCCTGATCCAATCCTTCGTGATTTGGTTAATCGATTTTTAGATCGGTCTCCTTTAAAATCAGTTCAATATCATGAAGGAGAAGATGACCTAATTCAAAAGCTAACTGAATTAATTCAAGAAGCAGGATATGATCCTAAATATTTTACTTTAAAGAATTTTTCTAAAGATTTGCCTTATGATGCTTACAATCCAAATGCTGAAAACCCACAAACTCAAATTGAAATAATGTTACCAAATGGTGTAATGACAGAGTTATCAAAGCAAAGCCCTCTTGTTAAGGCAATAACGGGAAAATTTCAAATTGATCAACGATTCTTTTTTCCACGAGAATTTACTCGATATGACGAATTTATGCTTAAAAGTAATCTTGAAAATACGAGAAAAAAATCTATTTACAATGAATTTCAAAAGATACTTGAATCTTTTTAA
- the gatA gene encoding Asp-tRNA(Asn)/Glu-tRNA(Gln) amidotransferase subunit GatA has product MNFENLSEIHQALQKKEISAKDVAEETFKDIEKKENQISAFITLNKEKALEEAENIDKSSDFSNFLTGLPIGIKDNIVTKDLTTTAASKMLENFVPIYDAAVIEKLKATGAIIAGKLNMDEFAMGSSTETSAFKVTKNAWDQTKVPGGSSGGAAAAVAAREILASLGTDTGGSIRQPASFNGVVGLKPTYGAVSRWGLIAFSSSLDQIGPITTNVEDNAQLLNAISGHDERDATSANDDKTGDYLKDINKGIDGLKIGIVKDYLEEGVQPEIVEAVKKAAEIFEKNGAQVEEVSLPNVHYAVPTYYVIASSEASSNLQRFDGIRYGYRTDHYSDLEELYVNTRSEGFGKEVKRRIMLGTFSLSAGFYDAYFKKAAEVRTLITQDFKNAFEKYDLLIGPTTPTPAFGIGEKCEDPLQMYSNDILTIPVNLAGLPAMSMPNGSVNGLPIGLQIIANRFNEKTIYRLAKFYENETKCDKQKPEIAR; this is encoded by the coding sequence ATGAATTTTGAAAATTTATCAGAAATCCATCAAGCTTTACAAAAAAAAGAAATTAGCGCAAAAGATGTCGCTGAAGAAACATTCAAAGATATTGAAAAGAAAGAAAATCAAATTTCAGCTTTTATTACTTTAAATAAAGAAAAAGCTTTAGAAGAGGCTGAAAACATTGATAAAAGTTCCGACTTTTCCAATTTTTTAACTGGTTTACCAATTGGAATTAAAGATAATATCGTAACTAAAGACTTAACCACAACTGCTGCTAGTAAAATGTTAGAAAACTTTGTCCCGATCTATGATGCAGCTGTAATTGAGAAGTTAAAAGCAACAGGCGCCATCATTGCGGGAAAATTAAATATGGATGAATTTGCAATGGGATCATCGACTGAAACTTCAGCATTTAAAGTTACCAAAAATGCTTGGGATCAAACCAAGGTTCCGGGAGGCTCGTCCGGTGGAGCGGCGGCTGCAGTGGCTGCTCGTGAAATTTTAGCTTCTCTTGGAACTGATACTGGCGGTTCAATTCGTCAACCCGCTTCTTTTAACGGGGTTGTTGGCTTAAAGCCTACTTATGGTGCGGTTTCTCGCTGGGGCTTAATTGCTTTCTCATCAAGTCTTGATCAAATTGGACCAATTACTACTAATGTCGAGGATAATGCTCAACTGTTAAACGCAATTTCTGGTCATGATGAGCGTGATGCAACTTCTGCTAACGATGATAAGACGGGCGATTACTTAAAAGATATCAACAAAGGAATTGATGGTTTAAAAATAGGGATTGTTAAGGATTATTTGGAAGAAGGAGTTCAACCTGAGATCGTAGAAGCTGTTAAAAAAGCAGCTGAAATATTTGAAAAAAATGGTGCTCAAGTTGAAGAAGTAAGTTTACCAAACGTTCACTATGCGGTGCCAACGTACTATGTTATTGCTTCCAGTGAAGCTAGTTCTAATTTACAACGTTTCGATGGAATTCGTTATGGATATCGCACGGATCATTATTCTGATTTGGAAGAATTATACGTTAATACTCGTTCAGAAGGCTTTGGTAAAGAAGTAAAACGAAGGATCATGTTAGGCACGTTTTCACTATCTGCTGGTTTTTACGATGCTTATTTTAAAAAAGCAGCAGAAGTTAGAACTTTGATCACTCAGGACTTTAAAAATGCGTTTGAGAAGTATGATCTATTAATTGGACCAACAACCCCAACTCCTGCTTTTGGGATTGGTGAGAAGTGTGAAGATCCACTTCAAATGTACTCCAACGATATCTTGACGATTCCAGTTAATTTAGCAGGTCTACCAGCAATGTCAATGCCAAACGGCTCAGTCAATGGTTTACCGATTGGTTTACAGATTATTGCGAACCGTTTTAATGAAAAAACAATTTATCGTTTGGCAAAATTTTATGAAAATGAAACTAAATGTGATAAACAAAAACCAGAGATAGCGAGGTAA
- the gatC gene encoding Asp-tRNA(Asn)/Glu-tRNA(Gln) amidotransferase subunit GatC: MISKEEVKKIAVLAKLKYNDEELNNFSDQFQDIIKFFDTLDKVDTNGVDPTYQSGDLENVFRSDIAKKSNEREALLKNAPTSKDGLIEVPSIIEE, translated from the coding sequence ATGATCTCAAAAGAGGAAGTTAAAAAAATTGCTGTTTTGGCAAAATTAAAATACAACGATGAAGAACTTAATAATTTTTCTGATCAATTTCAAGACATTATTAAGTTTTTCGATACATTAGACAAAGTTGATACTAACGGTGTTGATCCGACCTATCAATCAGGTGATCTTGAAAACGTATTTCGTTCAGATATCGCAAAAAAAAGTAATGAACGAGAAGCTTTACTTAAAAACGCACCAACTTCGAAAGATGGATTAATTGAAGTTCCATCAATCATTGAGGAGTAA
- a CDS encoding DUF1934 family protein — protein sequence MTKITYLAREIINNKVNNTVNFTTDATISREKQSFTIVYQEKLLEKATCRIFYNGTDFITINRITDDKISNYFKIQKGKLIDINYFTLYGESKLSIFGKEIIMNRLKDGSNVLKFTYDIYQGQQLLNTHKIYLQIKE from the coding sequence TTGACCAAAATAACATATTTAGCTAGAGAAATAATTAACAATAAGGTAAACAATACTGTTAATTTCACGACTGATGCTACTATTAGTAGAGAAAAACAGTCTTTTACAATTGTGTATCAGGAAAAGTTACTTGAAAAAGCAACTTGTCGAATTTTTTACAATGGAACTGATTTTATCACAATTAATCGGATTACCGATGATAAAATCAGTAATTATTTCAAAATTCAAAAAGGAAAATTAATTGATATCAACTATTTTACACTATATGGAGAATCAAAGTTGTCAATATTTGGTAAAGAAATTATCATGAATCGTTTAAAAGATGGCAGCAATGTTTTAAAATTTACTTATGATATCTACCAAGGTCAACAATTGTTGAATACGCATAAGATTTATTTGCAAATTAAAGAATAA
- a CDS encoding DUF4828 domain-containing protein: MPLNYLNRKKRNNPQNVKSKISGDWYFIDQNGHKHHLILTIKSNIIIDQNKLDTKLVEETASSIIFIDKYGYILKINLYKNIPISIYDEAENISYELI, encoded by the coding sequence TTGCCATTAAATTATTTAAATAGAAAAAAGCGAAATAATCCACAAAACGTCAAGAGCAAAATTAGTGGTGATTGGTATTTTATTGACCAAAATGGGCATAAACACCATTTAATTTTAACAATTAAATCTAATATCATTATTGATCAAAACAAGCTTGACACAAAACTCGTTGAAGAAACAGCCAGTTCAATTATTTTTATTGATAAATATGGATATATTTTAAAGATTAACTTATACAAAAATATACCTATTAGCATCTATGATGAAGCTGAAAATATTTCTTATGAATTAATATAA
- the rpoE gene encoding DNA-directed RNA polymerase subunit delta — translation MKLPVFDKQNKSELSMIEVAYEILKANQNEMSFKDLYKEIGKYLGKTKKDLDKSIVDFYTDLNVDGSFISLGNDIWGLRDWYPFESVDEETNHNEDVKEMSDKSSSNYDEDDDVIDYIETDEDSESTSTATTSITDQFSSSTLESDNFLDDDEENQVEEDPQSAEEDLSDFSEDDDTDDDDDDL, via the coding sequence TTGAAATTACCAGTTTTTGATAAACAAAACAAATCAGAATTATCAATGATTGAAGTAGCCTATGAAATACTTAAAGCCAATCAAAACGAAATGAGTTTTAAAGATCTTTATAAAGAAATTGGTAAGTATTTAGGAAAAACTAAAAAAGATTTAGATAAGAGTATTGTTGATTTTTATACGGATCTTAATGTCGATGGAAGTTTTATTTCTTTAGGTAATGATATTTGGGGATTACGTGATTGGTATCCATTTGAATCAGTTGATGAAGAGACAAATCATAATGAAGATGTAAAAGAAATGTCTGACAAATCATCTTCTAATTATGATGAAGATGATGATGTAATTGATTATATTGAAACTGATGAGGATTCCGAAAGTACAAGTACAGCCACTACTTCGATCACTGATCAGTTTAGTAGTTCTACTCTTGAAAGTGATAACTTTTTAGATGATGACGAAGAGAATCAAGTAGAAGAAGATCCACAAAGTGCTGAAGAAGATCTTTCTGATTTTTCAGAAGATGACGATACTGATGACGATGATGATGATCTTTAG